GTTTCAAGCCACAGCAGTCAGGCATGGATAAAATGCAGTGCCACATGCAATCCATTGCCGCTTCCTCCCATGTGGCACCACACAACCAGGGACCTTCAGCCATTCCCTGCTTGACACATTATATGTAACCAATCGGTTCATCTGTCTTGACCTCAAGGACAACATGAGCAAGCCTTTGTTACCCAGGCAAGTCATCCTTACGTGCTTTCCATAGAATTCCAAGCACCATATATTTGGCATTCTGTCAACCTCCTTCCATAGCAGTGTCATTTTCTGCAGCTCCCAAATGCACACGCACGTGGCAGCATTCTTTGTCAACAACCCCACTAGCATGATCCGGCCTCCACATTCAGCAAGTGTGTGGTCAGTCAGATGCAGCGGGGTGGGAATTATAAACTGCTTCCAAATCCCAGTGACCATATCATATGACACAATCCCTTCAGGGTCTGAACGCATGAAGTAGAGTGTGTCATCAATTGAAACAGCCTGCGACCGAAAATTCAGCGACAGGGGCAGCTTAACACTCGACGGCATGATTCCGGGACGGATCCAAGAATTCCTCACGGAATCATAGACTTCATACTCGCCATCACAACCCACCCATAGGATCTTGTACCCCTCACTAGTTGAACTCCCATTCAGAGTCATCCCCACAGCAACACGAGACCAGACCTTGACTGACCTGGCTGGCAACTCTTTAAAAGATTGATTCAGAGGGTTGCACACATAGAAGTTCCTATTACCAATATCAAGAAAACACACCAGGCCCCCCGCTGAAGCCACTGGCAAAACAATCAGCTTTGTTGGCAGAGAAGAAATGGTGGGATGGTGCCACTTCTTCAAGGATGGGTCATACATGGCCCCGGAATTCACATTTTCATGAGTGATGGTGTAAAACCATGGAGTAGCTTGTGGGACCTCCGCACAATGTTGAGAGAAACTTTCAGAATCAAGCAAGGAATTCCATTTCCTGCAAACAGTACGAAATCGGAAAAATGTGGCAATGGGAAGCCTTGCAATGACTGCTTCATAAAGGTCTTCCGGGAAATCTTTCCAAATATGCTGTTCCATAGGCTCGGTGGTATTGGTGGTTCCAGATGATTTACCCCGGGTTCTCTCCTTACGAGATCTCTTAGTAGGAGGAGGCTTGCAAGGTTCCAACATCTTCAAACTTCCAGATTTTCCAGCTGCCATCATAAAACTGTAGTAATCATCTGGAGAACCTTCATCAACGTTAATTGGGCACCACCTGTGTAAAAtgcaacaataaaattaatccTATACTCCCTACTTGAGGAACTTTACTGCACTTGCAGTGAAATAAGAAGCAAAATACTGAAACATACACACATAAAGGCCAGCAAAGTCCATAAACATAAACCCGCGAGAAACTATAACAAGTCCTGAACCATTGAGTTAAAAACATGTCAAACAAATGGTTCCtatcaaaattataaaatacgcCAAAATGGGAGAGATCATTACTACTAGGTTTTAGTTTTggtttaatttcttttctcaGAGAATTGATTCCAGTCTACTTTCTGACAAACAGGCGAAAAAATTGACTGACATTCTAACTAATTTACCTGATGCAGGTCCCCAGTTAGCCATGATGTGGAACATATTTATCGAATTTTCATCAGGGCTACAGGGTCCCTGGGAACAGAACTTCACTTGGCCTTAAATATTAGTTTAAGAAAATTTCAGTAACTTCTGAAAAGAATGAAACTAACACTAGAGCAAGAAGTTGATGAGAAATGAAAGATATTGAATTGAAGAGCCTAACTTAAAGAGACAGGAAGGGTCATGGATGCAGTAGTAGGCAAGACCTATGACATCAAATTTTGAAGGTTCCACCACAAgaaaactgaaatcaaacACCATGCATAAGTTCAACAGACATGAAGTGAACAAACTGGGAGACCAAATGAACATATCAAGATAACATTTTGTGCGTTGAAATATTCAACTTTAAGAAATGATGCTCCTCCCAAGTGTCCCTGCAAGATTCTCTTGTACTATAAGCTATGCTTTATAAAGTCTGAGATTGTCTTTGTCTAGGGGAATGAGTGTCAAGCAACATATTGTTAAATGCAGGAATCCAAGTTAGCCAGTTTAACAGTCAAGAAGTGAAGATAACCAAGGAATATGTATAATGCAAAACAACCTATCCCaaatagaaagagaaaaagaagctCATTTCCTGTGGAGTACACAGGTGAGCCATGGTTCTACATCAAATTCTATAAAGATAATATGCTGGCAGTTTATTGAACACTAAATATGAAGAGGTGTTACAGGTCAATGCATTATATGCAAACGGACAGCACAGGAAACCAAAAGCTGAAGTTATGGGTCATATTTAACCAAAACTAATTGTTTTCATTCGTTACCCAATGTAAAATGAATATCACATATCAATTAACACAACGTGGCATGATCAATTCAAAGAAGATGGTTCAGTTGGTGGTCCATATTTTCAATCATGCGTTTATCAGATTATTCAAGTTCTGGGACCTAGCTGTTCTTTTGctcctttccttttctggTTTTCTATGATAGACGCTATCAAATGGTTCTAAAATAGAAATGGCAACCGAGAATAGTTTCGAGTTGACCATGAACCTTCCCAATAACAACATCGAACCCCAACCCCAGCTGGACagtcataaaaacaaaaccaaagagGAAAACGAGAAACTAAAATCAAATACTAAATAGTGCGGTTAAGCCCATCAATTTTGTGCCAGGGAATTGAGCTAAACATAAAAGGAAGACATATATGCGAGTAAATAGATGAAAAGGCAGATTCTTTAAAGAAAAGTCCTTAAAAAAGTAAAACCCAACTCCAACAATGGCAAGCTATTCATCAAGAACAATCAGAACCAATTTCTCAATCCTAAATGTCAAGAAAGCAAACAGAGAAAAGCAACCAACTTcagcaagaaaagaaaagaaagccaTGTAATTTACACTTCAGAtaagaaaactaaaataaaagcaaGCAAGCAGAATAAAACTATGAATACCTATAAAGCAGGAAATGAAAGAGGAAGGAGAAATTGAAGAGATGGTGGGAAAGAAAGGGAATTTGAGAAGGTGAGAGAGATCCACAACTAGAAAAGAGTGAGAGACCTTGGGTGTTGGTGCTGCTGTTGAGAGTGATGATTGAGCAGAGGAAGCTGAAACTGAAGAGAaggttgaagatgaagatgatgatgttgttgaAGATGGTAATGAGGGTGAGAGCCGTAGACTTCAACGAGCTCCTGAAGCTGACCGATGAGCTGCCTCAGCATGGCCAGCCCTTCCATGCCCCTCTGAGGCTCTACCTCTCGCAATTAACGACCCAAACTCCCAAACAAAAACcagtctttttattttccttttgttatttactcaaaaaattaaataagaccAGAAGACCTCCAGCAACCAGAGAGCCCCTTCCTCTCCAAAGGCTCCTATCCCCATCCCCAGCcccccaacccaacccaacctccactctctctctctttctttctttctttcttttttttctttctttgcttctctctcttctctctctctctctctctctgattgcaataGCTACTCTTCTTTTACCACGTATGCACGCCCATACTATTCACCTGTACTCTCGCTCATTATTATAAAACCCCTTTCTTgtaaaattttgatattacAGCAATATCTATATCCTCTTCTTTTCCAACTTTACCCTTGCACGATGTTTTTTTCCTCCAACTAGGCATGGCATATTTTTTAGTGACAATTTGTAGGTGTTAGTAGGTCGTGTTCAAGTCTACACCCTTCATATTCTAATACTAGTTGCtttgaatatatattataaacaaaaaacttgGAGCTAAGTCTTTGTTATTATAGATAAAATAAGAACAATGTTGAgaatttaaagaaattttagTTGTTGGGGCGCTATTTATATAATCTCTTCAATTCCAGTATATCAGAGGCGTTCTAAAACAAAACTTACGACTGAgtgaatacatataaaataaaattcacttTCATCTTGATAATGATAAAACCAAGAAAAACATAATCCTACAATTAGAATATGATTCCAGTCTGTAATTATAAAACTTGCCCTCCTTATGGCATACTATATTTTGAAGTAGTAGGGTATAAAGGTAAATTCAAAAGTCATGAAGTTTTTCCTTGGCATTTAAAAGCTGGAATattattggagaaaaaaagcGGAATATTGAGTGTTTTTTGCAATCCACGTGTGTGAACGGAAGGTTATAAGTTGATGATGGTCAAGGAGACCACGGAGGAGAAAGAACTTTTGAAGCAGGAATGCATTAACTTTTAGAAAATCAACGGCTGTGGTTAGATCTCTCGAggctctttctttcttgtccTTGTTCCACGCACACGGCATGATTGTCCCAACactttttccattttatgaTATAATTTTGTTAGAATTACGGAAGTACCTACTTGATGCCTTTTAAGTTTTACTGGTCTTTCTACTCATTATCCACAAGTGCCCCAAGTACTTGTTATTATTGATCTTGTTGTTCCCCTactactttttcttcttccttcccttttctttccttttaagTTTTCAGAACTATGATATTTTTTACTTATCTGAAATGGGTATTGAAATCATTAACACATAAGGAATAAAAATATGTAAGTTTTTCATTACAATCCGCAATACCTAAAAAATCAGGAACTAGATTGAATAGGGGAATAATTGATCTCGTACTCATTTATTATATTCCTTATTCTTACGCACTTCTTCGATTTATGACGTACTCAATTCCAAGTAAGGTAAACATGCCATTAGAGTAATACTATGGGGCTACAAATGTGCAATATTACAATTCACTACTATTGCtaaatattgttttgttttttggcctactAAATTTGGTGACAAAGTTCTAAGCTTTATGAATACTTTGTTAcagattgaataaaaaaagatgacattgattttgaaagcaaaagcatttaaaatagaaaattccaatgagCAAACTTGAAATGCATTGCCTTCATGtgtaaataaaaaccaaaaataacaTTGATGATACCCACCACTAAAAActagataaaaaaaaaatataaagaaagaaaagaatcgCATACATTCCCCCCTACAACTAACTGAAATGAGTGATAGCAGCAACCTTGTCTTAAGCAATCATACAATTCATTTTGTAAGCAAAATGGCCAATATACTCATTCAACCATACACGAAATGATGATCATGAAGTGACTAATAAGTGagtgggttttttttcttttttcaaaacttTCCCAAATTACATATTAAAAGCGTGTAATAAGATGCAAATTGCAAGAATCTAAATCTAGCTTAGAAAGATTGATCAAATTGGTTTAGTGTTATTAACCACATGTTCCTTGAGAATTGAGCATATGGGGATAGTTTGGTGACCATATATAGATGCAGTTATTTGAAAGTTTCTCTCTTCTAGACTTGTGGCACTTTCCTTTACCTAATAGATTTGTTACAAAATGGACTGTCGTACGCCATTTTGATTGCCACACCATTACTTACTCCCTACAACCCCCAGCCCTAAAGTCATTCCCCAAATGATGCAGTAAGTAACAGTTGCTTACAGCCACAGCATATCTGAGCTAAATTGTTGCTTCAAGGCCGCAATTTGAACCCTCCCCCGGTATAAACAACAAAGAATTATGTCATAACTGATTTTAAGTCGTTGATGTATTGTAGAATTAACGAttcacatttattttttaagcatgAATGATTGAATTTagcattttttaattatttatattggACTCAGTTTCTAATAAAATGCaatccaacaaaataaagtaacaaaagaagaagaagaataataaataaaaagtgggAAATGGTATGGGAGGTAATTTGAGATGGGGAGGTGGAGAATTTGGTAAAGAGTGGGAAGTCATGATGAGTTAGAGAGGCTAAAGTTAAGGTAACAGGGAAGGTTTTGAAATGAATGATTAGGTTTGTCAAAACCAAGGGGGGAATGCGGTGGGTAATGATTTCACATGGTCTAGGGAAGACAAGTTTTAAGTCATTTTGGTGGTGGGTTTAAATGGTATAATTgctcatcataatcatcatcatcgaTTCCCTTCTTTTACGTGTGCATAAGTGCATTCCATTCCATTCCTTTGCCCCCCTTTTCCCGTGTGATTGCTTTTTTGAACCTTCACGCACTCATTTAACCTTAATATCTTCTCTAATTCGTTTGTTcttaaatccaaattttgcCTCCCTGAAAAGTAattatttggattttgcttgaacttaaattgtttttttccccaactctttagactcaaattttaagtcaTCAATTATATTAAACTGTTTAAGAATGGATTaagtcttcttttttttttttttcatagataacttttttttaatttaatctctttaaataacttcataatttaatttttaaacaatttgacctataaaaattgaaattccacaaatataattttatttgagaaatgAGTGGATATTTATAGAATTTGGAGTGAGGTTTGAGGTTGGATatgatttagattaatttaaaatattattttcaccATAGGATTTAAAATTCAGCTTTTAGACCTTTTTATTTATCGTTAAAATAGCTTGGATTTAATCTGGATCGTTGATTTGGGTCACTGTtggaataaaaacaaaaagataaaaaatagaTGTGACACCAGATCGTGACACCCCTATGCATCACAGTAGACGCGACCCCCAATTTTCCCTCCTCACACGTGGGCTGTTTCTGGTtaagtgggctccacacaaaaaaaaaaaaaaaaaatgcccGAACAATAGCTGGATTGGTATTCCTCTCCAGATTTGGATTTTCCTGAATTTTAGCCCCTCGTTTTTCTTGGGTTAAGAGAGGAATTTGGCTAAAATTTAGAATTATTTGGGTTGGCCTAGTGGCTTGGAGATGACCTAACCTattagggctcgtttggtacacATGACTGTCTTGGCATGGACTATGCTTAAGGActggcttggcttggcttgacTTGGTCTAAGTTGGATAACACTTATCCTGCGTTTGGTGTATGCTTGGACTAGgactagaattttttttattttttcaaaaatatctatatatatatgtatatatgcattttataatatatataatatatatacatacatataatatatatataaaccctatatatatatataatattattataatatacttatatacatgtatatatataagtgtatataggtgtatatatgtatattataatatacatgggtataatacatatacatatatttatatatatacatatgtatatataatatatgtatatatattatatattatgatatacatatatatatacgtatatacatgtatataatatatgtgtatataggtgtatctatatattataatatatacatgggtataatacatatacatatatatatatatgtatattataatagataatatatatgggtatgttataataataatatacatgtatatatatgtatatatgtatattataatatatatatagtataaatatataatgtatacgtgtatatacatgtgtatatgtatattataatacatacatgggtataatatatatacacatatatgtatatatatatatacatgtatgctattattataatattaatatgtatgtgtatatgagtatattataataacaatatacatgtatatatatatgtatttatatattatatatggatatatgtgtttatatatatatatgtatatacgtgtatatatgtacattaatatataatataatatatattacatatatacatgtatacatgtatgctattattataatattaatatgtatgtgtatatgagtatattataataataatatatgtgtatatatctatatgtatttatatatattatatatgtatatatgtgtttatatatatatatatatacatgtatatgtgtatatacatgtatatatgtacattatagtatatgtgtatgtaataataataataataataataataataataataataataataataatagtaatatatgttattagtattacaatataatatatgcatctTATACATTGGTGAACATAGGACTAGCTAATCCTCCCTTTCTACATGGGCTTAGTAGTCCCCTCCTAATgaggtgtttttggtgggccCGGTATTAGCAATCTCATCTAAGACTagaattaaatgaaacaaacatggtactaaatttagtccaagcctgtgtaccaaacgagcccttatATTTCTAATTTGTCCTAAGCTTATTTCCATCTTACACATTGGGCTACTTGGGCCTATAAATGCAAAGTTTAAGTTGGGGTTTGTTCTATGGTAAGGATGTCATATATGAATCATAGATGTGGACCTTCATATTAGCCACACAAGATTCATCTAAATAGTAACTTCACTTaagtttaatgaaatgatCTTATGGCTAATATGAAGGTCCACATGAGGAGTTCCTATATGGCACCCTCGCTATAGAATTTCGCTATGTGGACGATCCAACAATTGGAATTGGGTTCTAAATGAGACCTAAGTTTGGGAACGAaagattttgtatttttagtgAAGGAGAAGAGGAATTCGAATTTGAGACATCTACTTACATTAAGAGGAGAATCTAGAATCATTGACATTGAATATGAGATAAATTTTATAGCTGCAAAGTCTCCACGACTAACAGTTCTACATCATATGCTGaaattgaatgaagaaaatcaaaagagaATTAGGTTACAAGCTAATCAAAGTTTTGTCCACCCCATGGAAAACACAATGCTAAGTGCCACATAGTTTCATTTCACGTGCCCCCTGCATGGTTGCCAATCCCGTGAAAtgtcttttctcttttgttagGCCTGGCATCACCAAAGCGTTGAAAAACCAGTAAACCCCCAAGAAGCTCAACAGTTTTCTTAATTGTAGGGCGGTTTCTTGGGAAGAATTCAACACAACGCATTCCCAGCTCTGTAATTGCAAGACCATCTTCATCAACGTAACCCCAGTCTTCCTGCAAGCTCCTGTGGACAAGTGACCCATTGGGCTTGTATTCCTTCTTGGCCCAGTACTGTACTAAACCGTCCAGTCCCAAATGGGGTTTTTCCACACACACTGGCTCAAAGCCTCTCTTAGCTATTAGGCCTAAGAGAATCACACCAAATGAAAACACATCACAGCTTGTGTGCCAAAAACTACCACCTGAAGAACAAAATGGATTTTACTTTTTGCAAAACCGAAAGTATGCATACAAAACAGTATAGTTTTGGCTTTTGAAAAAAGCACCTTTTGCAGTGAAAAATGGATCAACAAAGCCAATGGAGATTGGTATCTGCTTTTTTAGTGTGGTCATTTCACCAATGATTCCTCCAGTAATGTgtccaaaatcaaataattttgGCCTGCAATCCTGAAAATCAAAGTAGAAAAAGGATGATTAAGATGAAGCCAGCAGATTGCAAGAAGACCtaaacaaaagacaaaaactgAAAGGATAGAAAGGTTCAAGAGCTTTCACGTctgaatgaaaatgaaaggCAGTAGGTCCAAACCCAATCCAGCATTATATGAGATGCATTGATGTTCAACACCAAATATGGCTTGTCCTGGTTGTGTAGAAATTCAAGGAGGCGTGCAAATTGGAGAAGCACATTGAGCCTCTGAACCCAGTTGAGATAATCTGTATGGGGTCATATCAATCTTTCCATAGTAACAAAAAACTTTGCACAAGtttcttttgaatttcaacatgttgcttaaaataaataaaacccatAAGAAATTGAAGCTTTAAAACATAAACTGAAGGCACCTTTCACTGTCAAATTATGCAGAGTATCCCATGGATTGAGGTCATAGACAACAGCCTTGACTTCCTTTTCACAGCAATAACCAATCAATTTCACCAAGTTTGGATGACCATTTATACTTGGATGTGTTAAAAACTGAACTTCTTCCTGCAATACAAACCAGCTCAATAATAGCCTAAACCTtccaaaactaaaaaagatttgcaagagagagagagttttaaGTTTTGATACAATCGATATTATACTTTAAACTAATCTAAACTATGGGAAGAGATTCAAACTCGGGTGCAGAGTGGGGAGCAGATCCATTCTAGCCAACTTGGCTAAACCCATGTCTACAAGATAGTTTAAAGTTTTAAAACTTACCTTAACCATCAGAAACTCATCATGTATGGATGTTATGCACCTTGACTTCTCATCCCATATTTTGACTGTAACGGCTCGAGCTTGATCTGCTCCAATAAACCCTAGCTTAATCTGTCCTCTATATAATTTGCCAAACTGAGTATCTCCAATCAGGTTGTTCTGGTGAAAACCATTGGTGCATGCTTTCAAGTCCTCTGCTGTAAACTCTTTAAGCTTTGCTGCACAATCCATCATGTTGCTAAGTAGCTCCTCAGCCATAAACCAAATTTTAAATGATAAATTAAGCACCAAAATATATGgcaaggaagctggtgggctAATTATAATAGAACTAGCTCCTTATCTTCTCCTCTGTACATCCAACTTCAAATTTGAAGATCAAGTTCACAACATATCATCCCAAATTAGTATCAGACTTATTCAACAAGATGTCACTTGTGATTTATAtatgaattttctattttgtttgtcCTTAAACGGTGTCGTTTTCGTTGTGATGTATCCAATGGTTGACTAATACTGATTCTACGATCCAGTTCTTGAATCTACTTGCAGGATTTTTAGGTTCATTATAATATTCAAGAATTGCAACTCATACTTtgtaaacaataaataaataaaaattctttttgtttgacaCCACGTACAAGTtggaaaatggaaacaaaGCTATAAAATAATCATGATCATAAAAAGATAGAGAATGTATAAACATCGAACTTCGAATGGTACCTGATTCCATCACTTCACACCAAAGCTAGATAAGTTTTATGCTCTGTTGTTCTCTGTCACAGAGCAAGCCTAATGGTGGAGGCTACAATAACAACCATGTCCTATACAATTATGTATAGCTAAGGCTACAACAACCATATCCCAATTAATTTAATGTAAATCCTAACTCATAACAAATTTACCTAATTCGGCTCATATAAAACCTAAAGCCCTTAACAAGGGACTTGTAACTCAATTGGTTAAAAGCATTTACTGCTGCATCTGAGGTTCtaagttcaatttcttttctcCCAATATCGCTgtataaacaaaacaacatttaaaAATCTAAAGCCCTTAATCATATAATGCATATTCTGTATAGCTAAAAGTACAATCACAATAAAAAGGGGTAACTGGTCAACTATAAGCCCAAATAATATTCCATAAAATAGAATGTGATATGTTGCAatagaaaaatcccaaaatatGGAACATAAGCATAACAGCATTGCCTTGAGGTTGGATAGCTTGAGAAGCTCATTTTAGAATGAGTGATGTTATCTTGTGACAGATACATGATTTAACAAGTTCTCACCAACCAAAGCCCATGGAATATCTCACCCTCACTTGTTTCTTAAcaacatcttcttctttaactTACTAATCCCATCTTCATTTTCCCTTAAAACCTGATACTGATCCCACGGAAATTCTCACCCTCACTTTGTCTTCCTTCAAAACACAGGTCAACTCTCCATTACACATCCACCATGGGAACTTTTGTGCACAACTCAGCCCAAGATGAGGAACATATTTTCCGAAGCCGAGCACCGGCTGTCCAAGTACCTGATAATGTCACATTGCCAGAATTTGTGCTTCAGAATGCAGAGTTATATGCTGACAATGTTGCATTCGTGGAGGTGGTGACCGGAAAGAAAATTACTTATGGGGAGGTGGTGAGAGACACTAGGAGATTTTCCAAGGCCTTAAGGTCTCTTGGCCTTAGAAAGGGGcatgtggtggtggttgttCTCCCAAATGTTGCAGAGTATGCCATAGTTGCTTTGGGAATAATGGCTGCTGGTGGGGTGTTTTCGGGAGCAAATCCATCAGGGCATGCATCTGAAATTAAGAAGCAGGTGGAGGTAGCTGATGCCAAGATCATTGTAACAAATGGTGCAAGCTATGAAAAGGTAACGTTATCAGATCATAGCCCCATTACTTCTGTTAATAATGCAGGCAGCTGTGAGCATATGAAATGATAATTTATAGTGCAATTTTAATTCTAAGCCTTTGTTTTGAGAATTTGAGATGTGCAGGTAAAAGGCTTTGGGGTACCAGTAATTGTGCTTGGTGAAGAAGTTATTGAAGGTGCTATGAATTGGAACAACCTGCTTGAAGCAGCAGACCGTGCCGGGAACAAAATCAATAAGGAGGAATTGAAGCAGTCTGATCTATGTGCCCTTCCCTTCTCATCAGGCACAACAGGACTGTCGAAGGGTGTAATGCTGACTCATCGAAACCTAGTAGCCAACCTCAGCTCCACACTCTTTGGAGTAACGCCAGAAATGATTGGCAAAGTCACTGTCCTAGGCCTAATTCCATTCTTTCACATCTATGGGATCACTGGAATATGTTGCGCGACGCTTCGAAACAAGGGGAAAGTGGTGGTGATGGGAAGATTCGAACTTCGGACATTTCTTAATGCATTGGTCTCAGAAGAGG
The window above is part of the Prunus dulcis chromosome 1, ALMONDv2, whole genome shotgun sequence genome. Proteins encoded here:
- the LOC117612568 gene encoding F-box only protein 6 isoform X1, with the translated sequence MEGLAMLRQLIGQLQELVEVYGSHPHYHLQQHHHLHLQPSLQFQLPLLNHHSQQQHQHPRWCPINVDEGSPDDYYSFMMAAGKSGSLKMLEPCKPPPTKRSRKERTRGKSSGTTNTTEPMEQHIWKDFPEDLYEAVIARLPIATFFRFRTVCRKWNSLLDSESFSQHCAEVPQATPWFYTITHENVNSGAMYDPSLKKWHHPTISSLPTKLIVLPVASAGGLVCFLDIGNRNFYVCNPLNQSFKELPARSVKVWSRVAVGMTLNGSSTSEGYKILWVGCDGEYEVYDSVRNSWIRPGIMPSSVKLPLSLNFRSQAVSIDDTLYFMRSDPEGIVSYDMVTGIWKQFIIPTPLHLTDHTLAECGGRIMLVGLLTKNAATCVCIWELQKMTLLWKEVDRMPNIWCLEFYGKHVRMTCLGNKGLLMLSLRSRQMNRLVTYNVSSREWLKVPGCVVPHGRKRQWIACGTAFYPCLTAVA
- the LOC117612568 gene encoding F-box only protein 6 isoform X2, which produces MMAAGKSGSLKMLEPCKPPPTKRSRKERTRGKSSGTTNTTEPMEQHIWKDFPEDLYEAVIARLPIATFFRFRTVCRKWNSLLDSESFSQHCAEVPQATPWFYTITHENVNSGAMYDPSLKKWHHPTISSLPTKLIVLPVASAGGLVCFLDIGNRNFYVCNPLNQSFKELPARSVKVWSRVAVGMTLNGSSTSEGYKILWVGCDGEYEVYDSVRNSWIRPGIMPSSVKLPLSLNFRSQAVSIDDTLYFMRSDPEGIVSYDMVTGIWKQFIIPTPLHLTDHTLAECGGRIMLVGLLTKNAATCVCIWELQKMTLLWKEVDRMPNIWCLEFYGKHVRMTCLGNKGLLMLSLRSRQMNRLVTYNVSSREWLKVPGCVVPHGRKRQWIACGTAFYPCLTAVA
- the LOC117616211 gene encoding putative receptor-like protein kinase At1g72540; protein product: MDCAAKLKEFTAEDLKACTNGFHQNNLIGDTQFGKLYRGQIKLGFIGADQARAVTVKIWDEKSRCITSIHDEFLMVKEEVQFLTHPSINGHPNLVKLIGYCCEKEVKAVVYDLNPWDTLHNLTVKDYLNWVQRLNVLLQFARLLEFLHNQDKPYLVLNINASHIMLDWDCRPKLFDFGHITGGIIGEMTTLKKQIPISIGFVDPFFTAKGGSFWHTSCDVFSFGVILLGLIAKRGFEPVCVEKPHLGLDGLVQYWAKKEYKPNGSLVHRSLQEDWGYVDEDGLAITELGMRCVEFFPRNRPTIKKTVELLGGLLVFQRFGDARPNKREKTFHGIGNHAGGT
- the LOC117615362 gene encoding 4-coumarate--CoA ligase-like 1 — protein: MGTFVHNSAQDEEHIFRSRAPAVQVPDNVTLPEFVLQNAELYADNVAFVEVVTGKKITYGEVVRDTRRFSKALRSLGLRKGHVVVVVLPNVAEYAIVALGIMAAGGVFSGANPSGHASEIKKQVEVADAKIIVTNGASYEKVKGFGVPVIVLGEEVIEGAMNWNNLLEAADRAGNKINKEELKQSDLCALPFSSGTTGLSKGVMLTHRNLVANLSSTLFGVTPEMIGKVTVLGLIPFFHIYGITGICCATLRNKGKVVVMGRFELRTFLNALVSEEVTYAPIVPPIILNLVKNPIVDEFDLSKLKLQAIMTAAAPLAPDVLKKFENKFPGVQVQEAYGLTEHSCITLTHATPGVMAKKNSVGFILPNLQVKFIDPDTGRSLPRNTPGELCVLSQCVMKGYYNNEEETARIIDKNGWLHTGDIGYIDDDENVFIVDRIKELIKYKGFQVAPAELEAILLSHPSVEDVAVVPLPDEEAGEIPAASVVLAAGAKESEEDIIKFVASNVAHYKKVRVVHFVDSIPKSPSGKIMRRLVKEAMIEKIKACKLHT